The nucleotide sequence TATCGCGCGTGTGGACAAACTTCCTCCGGGACGCCGACGAGAAGCTTGTCGGCCTAGACACCGAGTTCACCAACCCCGTCTTCGGGAAGAGGCAGAAGGACCTGCCCAATGAACAGAAGCAACGCGCCGCCGTGCTCCAGCTCTGCGTCGCCGACGAGTGCCTGGTGTACCACATCGTGCACGCGAGGCACGTACCGGCAATGCTGAGGAGGTTTCTCGCCGACAAGGACATCGTCTTCTGTGGAGCCGGGATCAGCCAGGACCAGGAGATGCTGGCCTACTACGGGCTCAACATCGCGTCTTCCTTCGACCTGCAGCAGCGTGTCGAGATTCCAAAGAACGTCTGCAGCAAGCCTACACCGTCGTTGATTGATTTGGCAAACTACCTGCTGGGAACGAAGCTCAGCAAGGACGGGGAGTGCGAGAAGTTAAGGAGGTCGGGATGGGCTGTGTTCCCGTTGACCCTTGAACGGATCAGATATGCCGCGGTTGACGCTCGGCTCAGCTTCGAGGTCGCTAGGAGGCACTTCCGATCTGCTTGCTACGATCGCCCTGGCGACCGCTTCAATTTAGCGTGATTAGATGATGTAGCAGGCTTCAATTTCTTTAAGTATATAACGTGAACTTTTTTATAATCACCTTGTGTGTTTTGTTTCCCCTATGTTTCTAAAATTCAGTGTTCGTATGTGTTTTTGCTTGGCAAACTCTTCTTTTCTTTTGAAAAAGGGTATTTTATTGACTTGAAATGAAACATCAAGAATACAAACACAATACAATAAGCACATACTCTGGCGACCGCTTAAATTTGTCATGATTAGATAATGTAGCAGGCTTTCCATGTCAATCATACGATATGTAACAATGAATATCACAGATAAATATAATTTATTTGCAGCCAAAAATACATAGTTCAAATATAAAAATTATCCGGAGTGCATAACTCAAACATAGAATTCATTAATCTTTAGGGCCAGTTTTTTTGGGCGATTCTACCAGAAtcgcccccctccccagcttctcccagaatcaccACTCCATATGTTTTTTGTAATTCTAGTTAATTAGAtcttaactagataggattgtaaaaaaaatatAGAGTGGCGTTCTGGGAGAAACTGGGGAGGGgggcgattctgggagaatcgccgaaaagaactggcccttattCTGGGCCCGCATATGCTCCATTGAGTAGTTGAAAGTGCACCTGTTGAACTTGAAGTCGTCGATCCATCTACAGAAAGTTCACAATATGCTCTTCATCTTGTTCCGGTAGGTTGACATGTACTTTGGACTTCTCAATATCAAGCGTGTGGGCTGCCCCTTTGCTCTCATCCTCCACAGCCATGTTGTGCAAGATTACACAACATATCATCACTTACCACGATGTCTCAATATCAAGCTTGGAGCACTCCGAATGCCCTCTTCATATCTTTCCTAGCTCCTTTTTGCATTTGTGTAAAGTTACATTATTTGTTACCACGGGGATCAGATATAGTCTTTGATTGGTGtgatcacggtactaccgtgcaaaCCTTTCATGCAGTTCTTTCATTGTAAAGAATGTAAATCAACTAAATCGAGCATACCTAGAAAACCTCTTCCTGCTCAAATTGCCAATAACTTTTTTGTGTCCTGGacagttggttctctcaggtattgcggtccaaacacctTCACCATGGCGTGGGCAAATTTGATCGCAGCATCAAGACATATCCTCTCTCCCATTCGAAGAATCTCATCAAGGACTTCTGTGGAGgtaccatatgcaagcatcctcatagtagCCATGCATTTCTGCAGAGGAGAGAATGCATGTGTCCACAATAATCATTCCTCAACTTGAAATAAGGATCATCTGCCTCCACAACATTCACTATGTGCAAGAACAAATGTTTGCTCATCTGAAACCCATCATGGTATGCAGGTGCGTCATCGATCTTATCCTGGGGAACAACTCCCCTGCCCTTTTTATCGAATCCTTGAGGTCAAAACATGGTTCACTTGCACCTCTGTTTCTTCTTGGATGCTCGTCAACAACATCATTTCAGCATCTCCGTCGCCTGAATCCGATGAATTGACAAATTCTTTGTATATGAattcatgaagctccttgttctcATACTCAACATTCGACGAATCCATTGTTTCCATACAAAATAAAAAAAAGTCTCAAGCACTTCGTCGAACACATAGATGGTGAGCTCTATGTCCATATGAGTAGGACATCCCACGACGGTGTTTGGGGCAACAACGTGGTCGGGGCAAGGATGGTcgggattttaatttttgaagtttttaccattttcttctgtttttttaaaccaaaatgttgggtttcgtagtaatttcaaaaaaaatcctacgcacacgcaagatcatggtgatgcatagcaacgagaggggagagtatgatctatgtaccttatagatcgacaacggaagcgtttggttgatgtagtcgtacgtcttcacggcccgaccgatcaagcaccgaaactacggcacctccgagttctagca is from Triticum aestivum cultivar Chinese Spring chromosome 3A, IWGSC CS RefSeq v2.1, whole genome shotgun sequence and encodes:
- the LOC123059642 gene encoding Werner syndrome ATP-dependent helicase homolog, giving the protein MARQPPHKDEMPYHFDSQGIGIKATVTVRAATVEARISRVWTNFLRDADEKLVGLDTEFTNPVFGKRQKDLPNEQKQRAAVLQLCVADECLVYHIVHARHVPAMLRRFLADKDIVFCGAGISQDQEMLAYYGLNIASSFDLQQRVEIPKNVCSKPTPSLIDLANYLLGTKLSKDGECEKLRRSGWAVFPLTLERIRYAAVDARLSFEVARRHFRSACYDRPGDRFNLA